In Microbacterium sp. 1.5R, the following are encoded in one genomic region:
- a CDS encoding alpha/beta fold hydrolase, with translation MAFVTTDDGAEIYYKDWGSPDAQPIMFHHGWPLSSDDWDAQMLFFLDKGYRVIASDRRGHGRSSQIGTGHDMDHYASDASAVVEHLDLRNAIHIGHSTGGGQVARYVAQYGQPQGRVAKAVLVSSVPPLMVQTDSNPEGTPISVFDGFREALAANRAEFFQAVASGPFYGFNRDGVTLSQPVVDNWWRQGMTGSALAHYEGIKAFSETDQTEDLTAITVPVLVIQGDDDQVVPYKDAALKQAELLSDSTLKIYPGFPHGMLTTHADVINPDILAFIQQ, from the coding sequence ATGGCGTTCGTGACCACGGATGATGGCGCAGAGATCTACTACAAGGACTGGGGCAGCCCCGACGCGCAGCCCATCATGTTCCACCACGGCTGGCCGCTCTCGTCCGACGACTGGGACGCGCAGATGCTGTTCTTCCTCGACAAGGGCTACCGCGTCATCGCGAGCGACCGCCGGGGCCACGGAAGGTCGTCGCAGATCGGCACCGGCCATGACATGGACCACTACGCCAGCGATGCCTCGGCCGTCGTCGAGCACCTCGACCTCCGCAACGCCATCCACATCGGGCACTCGACGGGCGGCGGCCAGGTCGCGCGCTACGTCGCGCAGTACGGACAGCCGCAGGGCCGCGTCGCCAAGGCGGTGCTCGTCTCGTCGGTGCCGCCGCTGATGGTGCAGACCGACAGCAACCCCGAGGGCACCCCGATCTCGGTCTTCGACGGCTTCCGCGAGGCACTCGCCGCGAATCGCGCCGAGTTCTTCCAGGCTGTCGCCTCCGGGCCCTTCTACGGCTTCAACCGTGATGGTGTCACGCTGTCGCAGCCCGTGGTCGACAACTGGTGGCGACAGGGCATGACGGGCAGCGCCCTCGCTCACTACGAGGGGATCAAGGCCTTCTCCGAGACGGACCAGACCGAAGACCTCACGGCGATCACCGTTCCGGTCCTCGTGATCCAGGGCGACGACGACCAGGTCGTGCCGTACAAGGATGCCGCTCTGAAGCAGGCGGAGCTCCTGAGCGACTCGACCCTGAAGATCTACCCCGGGTTCCCCCACGGCATGCTGACGACGCACGCCGATGTGATCAACCCCGACATCCTCGCCTTCATCCAGCAGTAG
- a CDS encoding MFS transporter gives MSNSRISHGAGFWVVASAFLLVMAYATVPTPLYPLYQEVDGFPVSVITLIFAAFAVGVVLSLFLLGHVSDWMGRRRMLVIAILIAALSAVLFLAWHEVPGLLAARLVNGASVGILTATATAHLGELRAQARPSENAIVAASVAGAANLGGLALGPLIGGLFAEFLPAPLVLPHAVFLVVLIAAAIAVSGVPETVTPPGEPRRYRPQRIAAPPRSRAAFIAAGFGAFAGFALFGLFTSLAPTILISTFGEHDHLLAGITACSVFAAAATGQVALARVPLRIQLTVAAVCCACGLVAVAAGTLVPSLAVFLFGGVVAGVGVGLLFKSSVATAAGLAEPGRRGETLALVFLIAYCGLALPVLAIGVILTFASQTTVLLVFISIVSVATVSAAVVMRRALVGQEPGARAGRAVSGPDETAP, from the coding sequence ATGTCGAACTCCCGGATCTCGCACGGGGCGGGATTCTGGGTGGTCGCCTCCGCCTTCCTGCTCGTGATGGCGTACGCGACCGTGCCGACCCCTCTGTACCCGCTGTACCAGGAGGTCGACGGGTTCCCGGTCTCGGTGATCACCCTGATCTTCGCGGCCTTCGCCGTCGGCGTCGTGCTCAGCCTCTTCCTGCTCGGGCATGTCAGCGACTGGATGGGGCGACGGCGGATGCTGGTGATCGCGATCCTCATCGCGGCTCTCAGCGCCGTCCTGTTCCTCGCATGGCACGAGGTGCCGGGACTGCTCGCCGCGAGGCTGGTGAACGGCGCGAGCGTCGGCATCCTCACCGCCACCGCCACCGCGCATCTGGGTGAGCTGCGGGCCCAGGCGCGCCCCAGCGAGAACGCGATCGTGGCCGCATCCGTGGCGGGTGCCGCCAATCTCGGCGGACTGGCGCTCGGACCGCTGATCGGCGGTCTGTTCGCCGAGTTCCTGCCCGCGCCGCTGGTGCTGCCGCACGCGGTCTTCCTCGTGGTGCTCATCGCGGCCGCCATCGCGGTGTCCGGTGTCCCGGAGACGGTGACACCACCCGGCGAGCCGAGACGGTACAGGCCGCAACGCATCGCCGCACCGCCGCGATCGAGGGCGGCATTCATCGCCGCGGGCTTCGGAGCATTCGCCGGATTCGCCCTGTTCGGCCTGTTCACCTCTCTCGCGCCCACCATCCTCATCAGCACGTTCGGCGAGCATGACCACCTTCTCGCCGGTATCACCGCGTGCTCGGTGTTCGCTGCCGCGGCAACCGGCCAGGTGGCTCTCGCTCGGGTGCCGCTGCGCATCCAGCTGACGGTCGCGGCCGTCTGCTGCGCATGCGGGCTCGTCGCCGTCGCCGCAGGAACGCTGGTGCCGTCGCTCGCGGTGTTCCTCTTCGGAGGCGTCGTCGCAGGCGTCGGCGTCGGGCTGCTGTTCAAGTCGTCGGTCGCGACGGCCGCGGGTCTCGCCGAGCCGGGACGACGGGGGGAGACGCTCGCGCTGGTCTTCCTCATCGCCTACTGCGGCCTCGCGCTTCCGGTGCTCGCGATCGGAGTGATCCTCACGTTCGCATCGCAGACCACGGTGCTCCTCGTCTTCATCTCGATCGTGTCGGTCGCGACCGTCTCGGCGGCGGTCGTCATGCGTCGCGCGCTCGTCGGTCAGGAGCCCGGCGCGAGGGCCGGACGTGCAGTGTCCGGTCCCGACGAAACCGCCCCGTAA
- a CDS encoding helix-turn-helix domain-containing protein — protein MTQPSPFGLMLRSLRVGQNLTLEALASRSGVSVRTIGDLERGASASPQRRTVDALADGLGLDVADQHAFLRAARARPRAAVATEPAGAIAPHRVFDFSGRQAEIDEALRILHGPPPADRQRPALVISGAPGIGKTTGAVEILSRGGEADRRPLVFVGLDGFSSSPLTPLQVVTAMLRQLPGAEQKPPADLATARTEWRAAVAEAPVQVLLDNVANEAQIRPILSICAGDVVVVTSRRSLAGLEGVRRLRLGPLQRDESIAFLGRLIPHDDASDLDALSEIAALCDDVPLALRVVGNRIASRPSWTAADLLSRLRTSEDRLRMLVAGDLAVEAAISLSYEELDPRTAALFRWISLIDGRTFGAHLAAAAVRSSDVAEVERRLDDLTDLGMLEARGGDRYRLHDLMRLFGLGKLRDAVGSDEIARRHAHIRAWLLGSLERAGAWYEPGRDASAVSRNGRSFIDAEAAAVWIREEVEHWWPAYAEAAELGEDAMVCDVADALHWYSDIWITWGHWHRFFSLAAAAAKRLGDPRAEAAQLGYVAWAEIVEVGDRAHAVLTGHAALEAATRAGDAAQQGWAHYYIGWASWTLDRLVEADEAAAAAMVAFRAAQETTGAENAQVLSSMVKARRGKYLESIPETEATLARVRSAETTDSLTSIVTQFAACLDLVDAYVAVGRHEDAVRVGALGIEIARSLKDDTRVLLMMRRHIRALIHAGDGDAAIAEADEALAMLGPGSSEAFIFDRVRREVSLIGTSRAPGSEGDAA, from the coding sequence GTGACACAACCCTCACCCTTCGGGCTGATGCTGCGCTCGTTGCGCGTGGGCCAGAACCTGACTCTCGAAGCGCTGGCGTCTCGATCCGGGGTGAGCGTGCGCACGATCGGCGACCTCGAACGCGGAGCGAGCGCCTCGCCGCAACGGCGCACCGTCGATGCGCTCGCCGACGGACTCGGACTCGATGTGGCCGATCAGCATGCGTTCCTCCGCGCTGCGCGTGCCCGGCCCCGTGCCGCCGTCGCGACAGAGCCCGCGGGGGCCATAGCCCCGCACCGGGTGTTCGACTTCTCGGGCCGGCAGGCCGAGATCGATGAAGCACTTCGCATCCTGCACGGCCCTCCGCCCGCAGATCGGCAGCGACCGGCGCTGGTCATCAGCGGCGCGCCGGGAATCGGCAAGACGACCGGCGCCGTCGAGATCCTGTCGCGTGGAGGAGAGGCCGACCGCCGTCCGCTGGTCTTCGTGGGGCTGGACGGCTTCAGCTCGTCTCCGCTGACACCGCTCCAGGTGGTCACCGCCATGCTGCGGCAGCTCCCCGGAGCGGAGCAGAAGCCGCCTGCTGATCTGGCGACGGCGCGAACGGAATGGCGGGCAGCGGTCGCAGAGGCTCCCGTCCAGGTGCTGCTCGACAACGTCGCGAACGAGGCGCAGATCCGTCCGATCCTGTCGATCTGCGCGGGGGATGTCGTGGTCGTGACGTCGCGCCGCAGTCTCGCAGGCCTCGAAGGGGTGCGGCGCCTGCGGCTCGGGCCCCTGCAGCGGGACGAGAGCATCGCGTTCCTCGGTCGTCTCATCCCGCATGACGATGCCTCCGATCTGGATGCGCTGAGTGAGATCGCGGCCCTGTGCGACGACGTGCCCCTCGCGCTTCGAGTGGTCGGCAACCGCATCGCCAGTCGCCCCTCATGGACGGCCGCCGATCTCCTGAGCCGACTGCGCACGTCGGAGGACAGGCTGCGCATGCTCGTCGCCGGTGACCTGGCCGTGGAAGCGGCCATCTCTCTCTCCTACGAGGAGCTGGACCCGCGCACTGCCGCGCTGTTCCGGTGGATCTCGCTCATCGACGGTCGCACCTTCGGGGCCCATCTCGCCGCGGCTGCCGTGCGATCGTCAGATGTGGCCGAGGTGGAGCGACGGCTGGACGACCTCACGGACCTGGGAATGCTCGAGGCGCGTGGTGGCGACCGCTACCGTCTGCACGACCTGATGCGTCTCTTCGGGCTGGGCAAGCTGCGCGATGCTGTCGGATCCGATGAGATCGCACGGCGGCACGCCCATATCCGCGCGTGGCTGCTGGGGAGTCTGGAGCGCGCCGGCGCGTGGTACGAACCGGGAAGGGATGCGAGCGCAGTCTCACGCAACGGCCGCAGCTTCATCGATGCCGAGGCCGCCGCGGTGTGGATCCGCGAGGAGGTCGAGCACTGGTGGCCGGCGTATGCGGAGGCAGCGGAGCTCGGCGAGGACGCGATGGTCTGCGACGTCGCGGATGCGCTGCACTGGTACTCCGACATCTGGATCACGTGGGGACACTGGCATCGATTCTTCTCTCTCGCGGCTGCGGCGGCGAAGAGGCTGGGCGACCCGAGAGCAGAAGCCGCGCAGCTGGGGTACGTCGCGTGGGCGGAGATCGTCGAGGTCGGTGACCGGGCGCACGCGGTACTCACCGGGCATGCCGCGCTGGAGGCGGCCACCCGCGCGGGTGATGCCGCGCAGCAGGGCTGGGCGCACTACTACATCGGGTGGGCGAGCTGGACGCTGGATCGTCTCGTCGAGGCCGACGAGGCGGCCGCGGCCGCCATGGTCGCCTTTCGCGCGGCTCAGGAGACGACAGGGGCGGAGAACGCGCAGGTGCTCTCGTCGATGGTCAAGGCCCGACGCGGCAAGTACCTCGAGTCGATCCCCGAGACGGAGGCGACGCTCGCGCGCGTCCGATCCGCCGAGACCACGGACAGTCTGACCAGCATCGTCACGCAGTTCGCGGCGTGCCTCGACCTCGTCGACGCCTACGTCGCCGTCGGACGACACGAGGACGCGGTCCGAGTCGGCGCGCTGGGCATCGAGATCGCACGATCGCTCAAGGACGACACCCGTGTGCTGCTGATGATGCGCCGGCACATCCGTGCGCTGATCCACGCGGGCGACGGCGACGCTGCGATCGCCGAGGCGGATGAGGCTCTGGCCATGCTGGGGCCGGGGAGCAGCGAGGCGTTCATCTTCGACAGAGTGCGCCGGGAGGTGTCGCTCATCGGCACGTCTCGCGCACCCGGTTCAGAGGGCGATGCAGCGTGA